The sequence below is a genomic window from Candidatus Marimicrobium litorale.
CACGTTCAGACAGGTTTATGCCCGACGGATCGAATGTTTCAGCAGCTGACATCAGTATTTTCCCGACGGCCTGTTGGCCCGTGTTGACGGTTTTGACACCGTATTATCGTAAATCCGACCAAATCAGTCAACTATAGCGACCTGCCCGTCGTTTTCACCGCCAGTCTGCGCAGGCTTGTGCTCAGAGGGGCTGCAATCCTCGCCGCTATCCGTCATATGCGTCAAGCTGCCGTTGACCTCCGCTCCCGCCGCCATTTCGACCAGATGGTAATATACGTTGCCATCCACGCGACTCCTGGGGGCCAGGTCCAACTGCTTCGACGCATAGACGCTGCCCTTTACCTCGCCATTGATGACCACGCTGGGCACACGAATTTCACCCTCCACCCGTCCTTTGCCGATAATCCTGAGCAGGGCCTCCTTATCGGGATGGGCGACGATATTTCCCTGGACCAGACCCTCGACGTCCAGATTACCACTGAACCGCAGGTCGCCCACGACCACCGTGTCACTTGAAATAAGCGTGGTAGCACCTGCAACGGCGATGTTTTTCTTACTGCCCCACATTGATAAATCGCTCCTGCAATGCCCACGGGTACACCTCGCTCACTTCGGTCTTACGAGGCTTATCGATACTAACTGACACAATGATTTCACTGGGCTTGAAGCCTGCGGGCAGCAACAACTCTCCCTCGACGGCCTGAAAATACCGAAACTGCAGCGCGGCAGACGCATCGGGAAAATCTTCTGACAATTGCGCCAGAGTGTAATCTACCTGCTCAGCCGCCTGCTGCCCGCGAATCTGCACAGAGAGCGAGCCAGTTAACAGGTCGTACTCTCTCTCCCGCTGTTGCACGAAGAACCGGTATGCAATTCTCCCATCGCCAACAGGGACCAATTCTGGCTTGCGCAACTGCAGCCCCTTGGCGCCGTCAGAGCCCATCAGGCTGCGATAGAAACTCAAACTTTCCTCGATCTTCGCGGTGCGCTCCCTTTCTGCCGCCATTTCCGCACGCAGCATTTCCAAAGCCTGCTTATCGACTTCACGCTGCGTACGCAGCACCTCGAGTTCATCGAGGGCCACATCCAGAGAGTCGCGCGTCTCAGTCAGGCGGACCTGAACAGAGGCCAATGCCGCCGGGCTTACTCGAACGCCCCGCTCGGCGCTGTAGCGTCCAAGCGCAATGCCCGCCAAGGTCGCCGCGACAAAAAGCAGTAGTAATACAATGAGATTAAGCGCACCGGCCTGTCGGATCGGCACTAATCGGGAGCGGGGTTTGCCCATTACTCTATTACCTCAGGGCAGCAGCCCAACCTGCCGCAGGCCCGCGGACTCATCCAGGCCAAACATGATGTTCATCGCCTGCAGAGCCTGTCCGGATGCGCCCTTTACCAGATTGTCTATCACACTGAGCACGACGACCGTATCCCTGTCCTGGGGCACCACTACTGCTAGCTGACACCGATTCGCTCCCTTGACGGTGCGGGTTTGGGGCAGCACGCCTGCCGGCAACACATCCACGAAGGGAGCATCGCCATAGTAGTCCTCGAACACGGCTTGGAGATCCGCCCCCCTGTCCCGCAGTCGCCCGAACAGAGTGGACTGGATACCACGAACGATAGGCAGCAGATGGGGTACAAATGTTATCTGGGCGCGCTCCCCGGCGATATCCGTGAGCCCCTGCTCTATTTCCGGCAGGTGCCGGTGTCCCTTGACACTGTAAGCCTTAAAGCTGTCTGACGCTTCACTGAGAAGATTGTCGATCTTTGCCTGCCTGCCGGCACCGCTTACCCCTGAAGCAGAACTTGCTATCAAGTGAGAAGGATCAATCAGCCCCTTTGCAAGAAGCGGCATGAAACCTAACTGCACAGACGTGGGATAACATCCTGGGCATGCCACCAGCTGGGCCGTGACCATTTTTTCTCTGTTGTATTCCGGTAAACCGTAAACGGCCGCTTCAAGAAGCTCCGGACTGGCATGCGTCGCACCGTACCAAGTGGACCAGAGATCGGCATCACGAATCCGATAGTCTGCAGACAAGTCAATCACACGGCTGCCGGTTGCGAGAATCTCCGGCACCATATTCATGGCCACGTTATGCGGGGTGGCGAAGAACACCACGTCACACGCGGCAAGCGCCCGCGCATCCGGCTCAGTGAAAGTGAGGTCATACAGCCCGCGCAGATTGGGAAAGAGGTCGTCCACCCGGCGGCCCGCCTCAGCACGGGACGTTAGCACGGTCACCGCCGCACCCTCATGAGACGCCAGCAGACGTAACAGCTCTACACCGGTATACCCGGTACCCCCAACAATACCAACACTAAGCATCGCTATTACCCAAGACTGAACCTACTTTTGGCCAGCGCCGGCCTCGATGCCACAAAAACAACGCCGGCGCATAAAGCCGCGTAGTATAAAAGTATTAGCACGCAAGATAACTGTTAATATTGTCTTTTTGGCACCATTGGAACCCGCCTTGCGCCTACTCCTCTCCCATTACCGGCGACAACTGGTTAACTATGAATCAGTACTGGCCTACTCCTTACTGGGCATTCTGGGCGGGCTGGCCTCAGGTCTGGTGGTGCTTGCATTTGAGTTATCCATTGACGAGCTGGGCAGCCTCTGGGGGATCGGATCGTCGGGTGGAGATTTCGAGAGCTTGCCGCGCTGGTTGCATTTCGCCCTGCCCGTGGGTGGTGCAGTTCTGCTGGGCTGTGTCTATGCCACACTGAAGCCACGGGACCGCGAGACAGGTATTGTGCACATCTTGAGCCGTATGCATTCCCACTACAGTATTCTGCCCTGGCGCAACACCTGTCTACAGTTTATCGCTGGCACCTTCGCTCTGGCGACAGGTCAGTCCGGCGGGAGAGAAGGGCCAGGGGTACACCTGGGTGGCGCCGTAAATAGTCTGCTGGGGCAGTGGCTACGACTGCCGAACAACAGCTTACGTATGTTGATCGCCTGCGGTACTGCGGGAGGTATTTCTGCCGCTTTCCAGACACCGCTCGCCGGGGTCTTGTTCACTCTGGAAGTCATCCTGGGCGAATACACGGTTGTCAGTTTTATCCCGGTGATGCTGGCGGCTGTTGCCGCCTCCACGATCAGCCACGCGCTGTCACCTGGCGATTCCCTTTTCCAACTGCCGGCACTGCAGCTCAATTCACTGCTGGAGCTTCCGCTCATTGTGTTCCTTGGTCTTTGTTGTGGCACGGCCGCAGCGATGTTTATCCGCATCAGCAAAGTCGCTGCACAGTTTCCAAATCGGTCGGTCATACTGCGCTTCTCCATGGCCGGCATGCTCACCGGTTTGCTCGCACTGCTGGTGCCGGAAGTTCTCGGCATGGGCAACGACACACTCTCATTGGCACTCCATGGGAAGCTGGCCCTTTCGAGCCTGATACTGATCGCCCTTTGCAAACTCCTCACCACTGCGGTCAGTTGCGGCGTCGGCATGCCCGTAGGCCTTATAGGGCCCAACCTATTAATCGGTGCCTGCATCGGCGGCGTCCTGAGCTTATCGGGGATGGCCTTGAACCCGCAGTGGGTTTCAGATCCAACCCTGTATGTCGTTATCGGCATGGGCGCAGCGATGGGCGCGGTGCTCAATGCACCCCTCGCGGCGGTTCTGGCGATTATCGAAATGACCCAATCGCTGAGCATCAGCGTGGCGGCAATGCTGGCCATTGTGACGGCCACCCTGACCAATAGCAGCCTGTTCAAGCAGCGCTCTGCACACCAGACGGCACTGCATCAGTTAAAGCGCAGAGCACCGCAAGACCCTCTCAACCAGTTGTTGCACCGCACCAGTGTCAGTACGACCATGGACACGCGCGTCGTCCGAGTGCCAGCGACGTTCCCCCAGGATGACCTTGCAACACTGATCGATGCTACCCCGGTATGGTGCCTGATACACTTGGCAGACGATGACCTTTACCTCGTGGACGGCACTGACCTGATGCAGTGGCTAAAAACTGTTGAATTCGAAGACGGACTCACGGATCTGACCAACGCCAGCCTGCGGCGCTGGACGATCTCGTCAATACCCCTGCAAGCAACGCTTCGTCAGGCCATGGATATAATGCAGGAGGAAACCAGCGAGGCTGCCTGCATTATCGAATACAGTCACAACACTGGCAAACCTTTACTGCACGGGGTAATCACGCGCGAAGATATCGAAAAATACACGCTCGGCAGCATGCTCTGATAATGGTATGTACCGACTTTTGAGGACTTAGTATGTTGTGGTTGAAAGCCTTCCATATCATCTTCGTAGTTTGCTGGTTCGCAGGACTATTCTATCTGCCGCGTATACTGGTCTATCACGCTGCCAGCGATAGTGAGACAGTTCGAGAGCAATTGGCGGTCATGGCACGTCGACTGTATCGATTTGTCACGCCATTCATGTACATCACGCTCGCGCTCGGACTAGTGCTGATCGCACATAATTACGAGTACTACCTCAGCTCCGCGTGGATGTATCTGAAGCTCGCAGGCGTCGCCTTTCTGGTTTTTTACCATATACTGTGCGGCCGCTATGTGAGGGCTGCAGTCGAAAATCGCCTGCCCCACGGTCACATTTTTTTCCGCTTTTTTAACGAGATACCGGTTTTGTTTCTCTTCGCCATAGTGATACTGGTTGTACTCAAGCCCTTCTAGACGACTGGATATTGAACGTGAGAGCACTGATAATTCGATCCTCATACTGATCAGCAACCCCTGGCTAAAATCTACAATCAGGACCAGACTTCAATGAAATCATCAAAACAATTATTTGAACGGGCCATGGTGTCCATCCCCGGCGGGGTAAATTCTCCAGTGCGCGCATTCAAGGCGGTCGGGGGTACACCTGTTTTCATCGAACGCAGTGAAGGCGCTTATATCTACGACTGCGAAGGCAAACGCTATACCGATTATGTTTTGTCCTGGGGTCCAATGCTCATGGGACACAATCACCCCACCGTGCGCGAGGCAGTGCAACGCCAATGCGAAAAGGGCCTCAGCTTCGGCGCGCCCACGGAACTGGAGATAGAGCTGGCGGAGCGAATTTGTAATGCGCTTCCGGGTATGGATCTGGTGCGTATGGTCAACTCCGGTACAGAAGCCACCATGAGCGCAATCCGCCTCGCACGTGGTTATACCGCACGCGATACCATCGTAAAGTTTGAGGGTTGCTATCACGGGCACTCTGACTCCCTGCTTGTCAAAGCGGGCTCCGGCGCACTGACACTGGGTGTGCCAAGCTCCCCCGGCGTCCCCGCAGCGCTGGCTGATCACACCATGACACTCACCTATAACGATATCGAAGGTGTGCGCCAGGCGTTCGCCGAACACGGCGACGAGATCGCCTGTGTCATCGTGGAGCCCGTCACGGGTAATATGAACTGCATCCCGCCTGCTCCGGGATTCCTTGAGGCTCTGCGCGAGGAGTGCACCCGGGGCGGTGCGCTGCTAATACTGGACGAGGTCATGACAGGCTTCCGCTTTGGACTTCATGGGGCACAGGGTTTTTACGGCATAGAACCGGACCTCACCACGCTTGGGAAGGTGATCGGCGGCGGCATGCCCGTGGGGGCGTTCGGGGGTAAACGCGACATCATGGAGCAAATTGCACCGCTGGGCCCTGTCTACCAGGCAGGTACCTTGTCAGGCAATCCCATCGCAATGACTGCAGGGCTCGCAACGCTGGATATTATTTCGCAAGAGGGCTTCTACGAGCCTGTTTTCAAGCGCACCAGTGAACTCACCGAAGGCCTGCAGAGTGCAGCAGACAGCGCAGGTGTGCCCTTCACCACTAACCACGCCGGCACCATGTTCGGCGGCTTCTTCACCGATGCCGAGTCTGTGACAAACTACGAACAGGTTATGGCATGCGATACGGAGGCCTTCAACCGGTTTTTCCACGTCATGCTCAATAACGGTGTATACCTGGCTCCGGCGGCTTACGAAGCGGGCTTTCTCTCCGCCGCGCACTCGGATGCAGATATTGCCGAAACAGTGGCAGCAGCACATACTGCTTTTGCAAGCCTATGATCGAGGAGTAGCCCATGGCTTTCACGACACAACGCGGCGAGTTCCCCCGGACACGTATGCGGCGACTGCGCGCAAACGAGTTCTCTCGTCAGCTCGTCCGCGGGAGCCTGCTCAGCCCGGCCGATTTTATATTCCCGGTTTTCATACTCGAGGGCAGCGGTCAGCGTGAGGCCATCAGTTCGATGCCCGGAATAGAGCGTCTGAGCATCGATTTACTGGTCGCCCAGGCCCGGGAAATCAGGCAAATGGGGATACCCGCGATCGCCCTGTTCCCGGTGGTGGGCTCTGATCAAAAAAGCCTGCGTGCAGACGAGGCTTTCAATCCGGATGGCCTTGTACAACGCGCGGTGCGCGCCCTGAAAGAGGCGGTACCAGAACTGGGACTGATCACCGACGTTGCGCTGGACCCGTTCACGACGCATGGACAGGACGGCATCATTGACGACAACGGCTATGTAATGAATGACATCACCAGTGAAGTACTCGTGAAGCAGGCGCTGTCGCACGCAGCGGCAGGTGCAGACGTGGTAGCACCCTCGGACATGATGGACGGCCGGGTGGGCGCCATTCG
It includes:
- a CDS encoding bactofilin family protein, with the translated sequence MWGSKKNIAVAGATTLISSDTVVVGDLRFSGNLDVEGLVQGNIVAHPDKEALLRIIGKGRVEGEIRVPSVVINGEVKGSVYASKQLDLAPRSRVDGNVYYHLVEMAAGAEVNGSLTHMTDSGEDCSPSEHKPAQTGGENDGQVAIVD
- a CDS encoding DUF6776 family protein, which codes for MGKPRSRLVPIRQAGALNLIVLLLLFVAATLAGIALGRYSAERGVRVSPAALASVQVRLTETRDSLDVALDELEVLRTQREVDKQALEMLRAEMAAERERTAKIEESLSFYRSLMGSDGAKGLQLRKPELVPVGDGRIAYRFFVQQREREYDLLTGSLSVQIRGQQAAEQVDYTLAQLSEDFPDASAALQFRYFQAVEGELLLPAGFKPSEIIVSVSIDKPRKTEVSEVYPWALQERFINVGQ
- the argC gene encoding N-acetyl-gamma-glutamyl-phosphate reductase, with protein sequence MLSVGIVGGTGYTGVELLRLLASHEGAAVTVLTSRAEAGRRVDDLFPNLRGLYDLTFTEPDARALAACDVVFFATPHNVAMNMVPEILATGSRVIDLSADYRIRDADLWSTWYGATHASPELLEAAVYGLPEYNREKMVTAQLVACPGCYPTSVQLGFMPLLAKGLIDPSHLIASSASGVSGAGRQAKIDNLLSEASDSFKAYSVKGHRHLPEIEQGLTDIAGERAQITFVPHLLPIVRGIQSTLFGRLRDRGADLQAVFEDYYGDAPFVDVLPAGVLPQTRTVKGANRCQLAVVVPQDRDTVVVLSVIDNLVKGASGQALQAMNIMFGLDESAGLRQVGLLP
- a CDS encoding chloride channel protein, producing the protein MRLLLSHYRRQLVNYESVLAYSLLGILGGLASGLVVLAFELSIDELGSLWGIGSSGGDFESLPRWLHFALPVGGAVLLGCVYATLKPRDRETGIVHILSRMHSHYSILPWRNTCLQFIAGTFALATGQSGGREGPGVHLGGAVNSLLGQWLRLPNNSLRMLIACGTAGGISAAFQTPLAGVLFTLEVILGEYTVVSFIPVMLAAVAASTISHALSPGDSLFQLPALQLNSLLELPLIVFLGLCCGTAAAMFIRISKVAAQFPNRSVILRFSMAGMLTGLLALLVPEVLGMGNDTLSLALHGKLALSSLILIALCKLLTTAVSCGVGMPVGLIGPNLLIGACIGGVLSLSGMALNPQWVSDPTLYVVIGMGAAMGAVLNAPLAAVLAIIEMTQSLSISVAAMLAIVTATLTNSSLFKQRSAHQTALHQLKRRAPQDPLNQLLHRTSVSTTMDTRVVRVPATFPQDDLATLIDATPVWCLIHLADDDLYLVDGTDLMQWLKTVEFEDGLTDLTNASLRRWTISSIPLQATLRQAMDIMQEETSEAACIIEYSHNTGKPLLHGVITREDIEKYTLGSML
- a CDS encoding CopD family protein; the encoded protein is MLWLKAFHIIFVVCWFAGLFYLPRILVYHAASDSETVREQLAVMARRLYRFVTPFMYITLALGLVLIAHNYEYYLSSAWMYLKLAGVAFLVFYHILCGRYVRAAVENRLPHGHIFFRFFNEIPVLFLFAIVILVVLKPF
- the hemL gene encoding glutamate-1-semialdehyde 2,1-aminomutase, which translates into the protein MKSSKQLFERAMVSIPGGVNSPVRAFKAVGGTPVFIERSEGAYIYDCEGKRYTDYVLSWGPMLMGHNHPTVREAVQRQCEKGLSFGAPTELEIELAERICNALPGMDLVRMVNSGTEATMSAIRLARGYTARDTIVKFEGCYHGHSDSLLVKAGSGALTLGVPSSPGVPAALADHTMTLTYNDIEGVRQAFAEHGDEIACVIVEPVTGNMNCIPPAPGFLEALREECTRGGALLILDEVMTGFRFGLHGAQGFYGIEPDLTTLGKVIGGGMPVGAFGGKRDIMEQIAPLGPVYQAGTLSGNPIAMTAGLATLDIISQEGFYEPVFKRTSELTEGLQSAADSAGVPFTTNHAGTMFGGFFTDAESVTNYEQVMACDTEAFNRFFHVMLNNGVYLAPAAYEAGFLSAAHSDADIAETVAAAHTAFASL
- the hemB gene encoding porphobilinogen synthase; the protein is MAFTTQRGEFPRTRMRRLRANEFSRQLVRGSLLSPADFIFPVFILEGSGQREAISSMPGIERLSIDLLVAQAREIRQMGIPAIALFPVVGSDQKSLRADEAFNPDGLVQRAVRALKEAVPELGLITDVALDPFTTHGQDGIIDDNGYVMNDITSEVLVKQALSHAAAGADVVAPSDMMDGRVGAIRLELESAGLHTTSIMAYSAKYASAYYGPFRDAVGSAGNLKGGNKFSYQMDPANSDEALHECALDLAEGADMIMVKPGMPYLDIVRRVKEELKVPTFAYQVSGEYAMHVAAFEQGWLPREPVILESLLSFKRAGCDGILTYFALDAARALQ